The Geotoga petraea genome has a segment encoding these proteins:
- a CDS encoding macro domain-containing protein — protein sequence MKNEILKSYDVDNYKILLIKGDITEEKVDAIVNAANSTLSHGGGVAGVISRKAGPNLQKESNEYVQKYGKVKTGEVAVTSAGDLNAKYVIHTVGPIWYGGNKDERDYLYLAVYNSLKKAEELELTSVSLPCISAGIFGYPFEKAVKVYKDAVIDFFKKNPKHLSEVRFVIYDNKNVDKFIENFDI from the coding sequence ATGAAAAATGAGATTTTAAAAAGTTATGATGTTGATAATTATAAGATTTTGTTGATTAAGGGCGATATAACAGAAGAAAAGGTTGATGCAATAGTAAATGCAGCTAATTCTACACTATCTCACGGTGGTGGAGTTGCGGGAGTTATTTCAAGAAAAGCTGGCCCAAATTTGCAGAAAGAATCTAACGAATACGTTCAAAAATATGGAAAGGTAAAAACAGGAGAGGTTGCTGTTACTTCTGCTGGAGATTTGAACGCTAAGTACGTTATTCATACTGTTGGGCCTATTTGGTATGGAGGAAACAAAGATGAGAGAGATTATCTTTATTTAGCAGTTTATAATTCATTAAAAAAGGCAGAAGAACTTGAATTAACGAGCGTTTCTTTGCCTTGTATAAGTGCCGGTATTTTTGGTTATCCTTTTGAAAAAGCAGTGAAAGTTTATAAGGATGCAGTTATCGACTTTTTTAAAAAGAATCCAAAACACCTTTCAGAAGTACGTTTTGTTATTTATGATAATAAGAATGTTGATA
- a CDS encoding thymidine kinase, whose amino-acid sequence MKSGRLVVIVGPMYSGKTSELLSYVEIYDLGKKKFKAFKPLIDNRYEDTYIVSHNKTKVNAIPISKPEEILKNIDGDEKAIFIDEIQFINENLKDVVITLRKNGVDVYCSGLDLTFKNNVFPTTSVLMSYADEVIKKKAVCHECGEYTGTISYKIVEDEKGEIDVGGFEKYIAVCRDCYTKLNKKKEESKKMNRLF is encoded by the coding sequence ATGAAAAGTGGAAGATTAGTAGTAATTGTAGGACCTATGTATTCAGGAAAAACTTCAGAACTTCTTTCTTACGTAGAAATTTATGATTTAGGCAAAAAGAAATTCAAAGCATTTAAACCCTTAATAGATAATAGATATGAAGATACTTATATAGTTTCCCATAATAAAACTAAAGTAAATGCTATTCCAATTTCAAAACCAGAAGAAATATTAAAAAACATAGATGGAGACGAAAAAGCTATTTTCATAGATGAAATTCAATTCATAAATGAAAACCTAAAAGATGTTGTTATAACTCTAAGAAAAAATGGTGTAGATGTTTATTGTTCAGGACTTGATTTAACCTTCAAAAATAACGTATTTCCAACAACTTCAGTTCTTATGTCATATGCTGATGAAGTCATAAAGAAAAAAGCTGTTTGCCATGAATGTGGCGAATATACAGGAACTATTTCTTATAAAATTGTTGAAGATGAAAAAGGTGAAATAGATGTTGGAGGTTTTGAAAAATATATAGCAGTTTGTAGGGATTGTTATACAAAACTAAATAAGAAAAAAGAAGAATCTAAAAAGATGAATAGATTATTTTAA